The DNA region CGTTCGTCGTCGGCCTCGTGCTGTTCGTGCTCGACCTGCTCTTGCCGTTCGTGCCCGCGGGATTGCAGAGCCTCGTGGAATTTGTCGGTGTCGATCACCACTTCCAGAACATCAGCCGCGGCGTCGTGGATACGCGCGACGTGATCTACACGTTCTCGCTGACCGCGCTGTTCCTGTTCGCGACCGCGCAGGCGCTGCACACGCGGCTCTCCGACCACTCCGCGAAATGGCGGCTTAATCGCTGGCTTTACATCGGCGGCGCGGTGGGCTGCTTCATTTCCGTCAACGCGCTATCTTCGCAGGCGTACGCGCGCGCCGACCTGACCGAGGACCGCATCTACACGCTCACGGACGGCACGCGGTCGATCCTCGGCGATCTGCGCGACCAGCTCCGCGTGACGGCGTACTTCTCGCGCAACCTGCCCGCGCCGTTCAACGCGCACGAACGCGTGCTGCGCGACAAGCTCGAGGAGTATCGCAACGCCTCGAACGGCAAGCTGACCTTCGAGTTCGTCGATCCCGACGCCACCGGCGCGGGCGGCGAGCCCGATCCGGCCGTCATCGCAAAGGTGAACGCGGCGCAGATTCCGAAGGTCGAGGTCAACAAATTCGAGAAGGACCAGATTCAGGTCGTCAAGGTCTACATGGGCGTCGCCCTCGCGTATCAGGACAAGCAGGAGACGCTGCCGCTCGTGCGCGAGGTGGACGACCTGGAATACCAGCTCACCAGCCGCATCGCGCAGCTCGTCCGCACGAAAACGCCCCGGCTCGGCTTCCTGACCGGCCACGGCGAAAAGACGCCCTCGGCCGGCCTTGCGAACGTGGCGCAGTTGCTCGGCGATAAATACGAATCAGCGGAGATCAACCTGGCCCAGGGCGAGGCCGCGCTTACCGA from bacterium includes:
- a CDS encoding Gldg family protein, with the protein product MKRILSIYKRELRTFFNSPIAYIVLCVLLIGIGYFFFQTFFVSGQANLRTFFRFAAWSFVLFGPAVTMKLFAEEKKTGTIEPLLTLPIHEWEIVAGKFLAAWTLLGIYLLLTLSYPISVSFVGDLDGGPVIGGYIGLLFLGATFVSLGLFASAITRNQVVSLIVAFVVGLVLFVLDLLLPFVPAGLQSLVEFVGVDHHFQNISRGVVDTRDVIYTFSLTALFLFATAQALHTRLSDHSAKWRLNRWLYIGGAVGCFISVNALSSQAYARADLTEDRIYTLTDGTRSILGDLRDQLRVTAYFSRNLPAPFNAHERVLRDKLEEYRNASNGKLTFEFVDPDATGAGGEPDPAVIAKVNAAQIPKVEVNKFEKDQIQVVKVYMGVALAYQDKQETLPLVREVDDLEYQLTSRIAQLVRTKTPRLGFLTGHGEKTPSAGLANVAQLLGDKYESAEINLAQGEAALT